Proteins from a genomic interval of Nocardia sp. BMG51109:
- a CDS encoding 3-isopropylmalate dehydrogenase — protein MKLAVIPGDGIGPEVIAEALKVLDAVVPGVEKTHYDLGAKRYHATGEVLPDSVLPELKQHDAILLGAIGDPSVPSGVLERGLLLRTRFALDHHVNLRPSKLFPGVTSPLSGDPDIDFVVVREGTEGPYTGTGGAIRVETPHEVATEVSTNTRFGIERVVRYAFDKAQRRRRHLTLVHKTNVLSFAGALWQRTVTEVGAEFPDIEVAYQHIDAATIHMVNDPGRFDVIVTDNLFGDIITDLAAAVSGGIGLAASGNIDASGTNPSMFEPVHGSAPDIAGQSKADPTAAILSLSLLLTHLGKPEEATRIESAIAKDLASRTGPASTVEIGERIAGAV, from the coding sequence ATGAAGCTGGCTGTCATCCCGGGTGACGGTATCGGTCCCGAGGTCATCGCCGAGGCGCTGAAGGTGCTCGACGCGGTCGTCCCGGGCGTCGAGAAGACGCACTACGACCTCGGTGCCAAGCGATACCACGCGACCGGTGAGGTGCTGCCGGATTCGGTGCTGCCCGAGCTGAAACAGCACGACGCGATCCTGCTGGGCGCGATCGGCGATCCGTCGGTGCCGAGCGGGGTGCTGGAGCGGGGCCTGCTGCTGCGCACGCGCTTCGCGCTCGACCATCACGTGAACCTGCGGCCCTCCAAGCTGTTTCCCGGCGTGACCAGCCCGCTGTCGGGCGATCCGGATATCGACTTCGTGGTCGTGCGCGAGGGCACCGAGGGGCCCTACACCGGCACCGGCGGCGCCATCCGGGTGGAGACGCCGCACGAGGTCGCCACCGAGGTCAGCACCAACACCCGGTTCGGCATCGAGCGCGTGGTGCGCTACGCCTTTGATAAAGCACAGCGGAGGCGTCGTCATTTGACCCTGGTGCACAAGACCAACGTGCTGAGCTTCGCCGGCGCGCTGTGGCAGCGCACCGTGACCGAGGTCGGCGCCGAGTTCCCCGATATCGAGGTCGCCTACCAGCACATCGACGCCGCCACCATCCACATGGTCAACGACCCGGGCCGCTTCGACGTGATCGTCACCGACAACCTGTTCGGCGACATCATCACCGACCTGGCCGCCGCGGTCTCGGGCGGCATCGGCCTGGCCGCCTCCGGCAATATCGACGCCTCCGGCACCAACCCGAGCATGTTCGAGCCCGTACACGGCAGCGCCCCCGATATCGCCGGCCAGTCCAAGGCCGACCCCACCGCCGCCATCCTCTCGCTGTCGTTGCTGCTCACCCACCTCGGCAAGCCCGAAGAGGCCACCCGCATCGAATCCGCCATCGCCAAGGACCTCGCCTCCCGCACCGGCCCGGCGTCCACGGTGGAGATCGGCGAACGCATCGCGGGCGCGGTGTGA